TCATAATATAAAGGTTTCCGATCTGTATTTATAATGGTAATAAAATTGTTGAACTAAAATATACGTCCTAGAACATAGGTCCTAAAACACAACAAGCCGAAGAGACTCCGACTTGTTAATTACAAATGCTTGCTTAGCAAACTGGCTACGCGGAAAGCTGATCAGCGATTAAGACTTGCTATCCGCTTCAGCCTGTTTGCGCTCTTGTTCAGCACGGCGGGCCTGCTTACGCGCTTCTTTTAACGCTTCTTGTTCTTCGTCCCATTCGCCGTAGGCTTCAACAATCTTTTGTACCAACTGATGGCGTACCACGTCTTTTGAGTCAAACTTAGTGATGTGGATTTCTTCAATTTTGCCTAAGATTTGTAACGCTTGCGCCAGACCAGATTTGTGACCGCGTGGTAAGTCAACCTGAGTCACGTCACCAGTAATAACCGCGCGTGAGCCAAAGCCTAGACGAGTTAAGAACATTTTCATCTGCTCAGGGGTAGTATTTTGCGCCTCATCGAGAATCACAAATGAGTTATTCAGCGTACGACCACGCATATAGGCCAGCGGTGCAATTTCAATGATTTGCTTTTCAATCAGTTTGCCGACTTTTTCAAAGCCCAACATCTCATAAAGCGCGTCATACAGTGGGCGCAAATATGGGTCAATCTTTTGAGTCAAGTCACCGGGTAAGAAGCCCAATTTTTCACCTGCTTCAACCGCAGGACGCACCAATAAGATACGTTCAATTTCGTTGCGCTCTAGCATATCAACGGCGCAAGCCACGGCCAGATATGTCTTACCGGTACCGGCAGGGCCAACACCAAATGACACATCTGAGGTCAAGATTCGCTTCACATAACGCTGCTGATTGCCGCCGCGAGGAATGATTTTGCCCTTGCGTGTCTTAAGCGCAATGCTGTCGTAATTGGCTTCAGCATCGTAAGCTTCTTCTGTGTCGTCATCCTCTGCTTCAGGCTTGGCTACAGACTTGGGTGAGGCGAAGCTATCGGCATCGCGTGACATACTGGCTTGGATGATTAAATGCAGTTCTTCTGGGCGAAGATCATCGGTGGT
Above is a window of Psychrobacter sp. FDAARGOS_221 DNA encoding:
- a CDS encoding PhoH family protein yields the protein MTDTVTRKINLDFLTTPQLRTLVGEFNNHLKYIQERLGIHINQRQHKFILSGDLTAVERGDFILNKLANEAQTTDDLRPEELHLIIQASMSRDADSFASPKSVAKPEAEDDDTEEAYDAEANYDSIALKTRKGKIIPRGGNQQRYVKRILTSDVSFGVGPAGTGKTYLAVACAVDMLERNEIERILLVRPAVEAGEKLGFLPGDLTQKIDPYLRPLYDALYEMLGFEKVGKLIEKQIIEIAPLAYMRGRTLNNSFVILDEAQNTTPEQMKMFLTRLGFGSRAVITGDVTQVDLPRGHKSGLAQALQILGKIEEIHITKFDSKDVVRHQLVQKIVEAYGEWDEEQEALKEARKQARRAEQERKQAEADSKS